Proteins from a single region of Pseudomonadales bacterium:
- a CDS encoding DUF350 domain-containing protein translates to MIEQIEIYLLGLPAFFSYFAIGAILLLLYITIYNAVTPLNEWQLIQANDTAAAIALAGSIVGFCLPLASAIENAQSYTDCLLWGVIALIVQLVAFFVVRMFLPRLVERLKTGEIAAGIILAAISISVGMLNAASMTF, encoded by the coding sequence ATGATCGAGCAAATTGAAATATATCTGCTAGGGCTACCCGCATTTTTTTCATACTTTGCCATAGGCGCCATATTATTACTGTTGTATATCACCATTTATAATGCGGTAACGCCGCTGAATGAGTGGCAATTAATTCAGGCGAATGATACTGCAGCAGCCATAGCACTTGCCGGCAGCATAGTGGGTTTTTGCTTGCCGCTCGCTTCTGCTATTGAAAATGCGCAAAGTTATACCGACTGTTTATTGTGGGGAGTGATAGCGCTTATTGTGCAGTTAGTGGCGTTTTTTGTGGTACGTATGTTTTTGCCAAGGTTGGTCGAACGCCTCAAGACCGGTGAGATTGCAGCCGGTATCATTCTTGCGGCCATATCCATCAGCGTCGGCATGTTAAATGCAGCCAGTATGACTTTTTAA
- the cysE gene encoding serine O-acetyltransferase produces MSDNIWQSIREETEIDVRNEPILASFLHATILKHETLEASLSYHLANKLDCHETPAILIREVIDEALSAAPEVIAAVRADIQAVYERDSACHRFSTPFLYSKGFLALQAYRIAHWLWLNQRTSLALYFQHRISMIFGVDIHPAAKLGCGIMIDHATGLVIGETSVVGNNVSIMQSVTLGGTGKEDGDRHPKVADGVLISAGAKILGNIHIGEGAKIGAGSVVLQDVPKHTTAAGVPAQIIGKPQSESPALEMN; encoded by the coding sequence ATGAGTGATAATATTTGGCAGTCTATTCGTGAAGAAACTGAGATTGATGTGCGTAATGAGCCAATCTTGGCCAGTTTCCTACACGCCACAATACTCAAGCACGAAACTTTAGAAGCGTCATTAAGTTACCATCTCGCGAACAAATTAGATTGCCATGAGACACCTGCCATACTGATTCGCGAAGTGATTGACGAAGCGCTGTCAGCAGCACCTGAAGTCATTGCCGCCGTCCGCGCTGACATTCAGGCTGTGTATGAACGCGATTCTGCGTGCCACCGTTTTTCAACACCGTTTTTATACTCCAAAGGTTTTTTAGCTTTGCAAGCCTATCGTATCGCTCATTGGCTGTGGTTAAATCAGCGCACGTCATTGGCCTTATACTTTCAACATCGTATCTCGATGATTTTTGGCGTTGATATTCACCCAGCCGCGAAACTTGGCTGCGGCATTATGATCGATCACGCAACCGGCTTAGTAATTGGTGAAACCAGTGTAGTAGGCAATAATGTGTCAATTATGCAATCTGTCACCCTTGGCGGAACCGGTAAAGAAGATGGCGATCGTCACCCAAAAGTGGCTGACGGCGTATTGATTAGCGCTGGTGCAAAAATTTTGGGTAATATTCATATTGGCGAAGGCGCCAAAATTGGTGCAGGCTCAGTGGTATTACAAGATGTACCCAAACATACCACAGCAGCGGGTGTACCTGCACAAATCATAGGTAAACCTCAGTCAGAGTCACCCGCACTTGAAATGAACC